A single genomic interval of Prunus dulcis chromosome 5, ALMONDv2, whole genome shotgun sequence harbors:
- the LOC117628240 gene encoding uncharacterized protein LOC117628240 yields MNSAARSVWNVFKRSSQGVDSVSHGHHHRQEQWRGIRVKVFNGNLESALTFMQRKMQSSGIERMIKHEQTHHIKNSEKRILARKNLERRIKSQDLARKLKVILSKKVRGL; encoded by the exons ATGAACTCGGCGGCTCGGAGTGTGTGGAACGTTTTCAAACGGTCGAGTCAGGGCGTCGACTCAGTGAGCCACGGGCACCATCATCGTCAAGAACAATGGAGAGGGATTCGGGTGAAGGTCTTCAACGGGAACCTGGAGTCGGCGCTGACGTTTATGCAGAGGAAGATGCAGTCCAGTGGGATCGAACGGATGATAAAGCACGAGCAAACCCACCATATCAAGAACTCTGAGAAACGCATCTTGGCTCGCAAGAACCTCGAGCGTAGAATCAAATCTCAGGACCTCGCTCGCAAGCTCAAGGTCATCCTCTCCAAGAAAGTCAG AGGCCTGTGA